The following coding sequences are from one Tissierella sp. window:
- the surE gene encoding 5'/3'-nucleotidase SurE yields the protein MRILLTNDDGIMAEGIYTLAKELEKEHEVIIVAPETQRSAQSHAITLFQPLVVKEVELEGLKSKAYSISGTPADCVRAGLEVLAKGPVDMVFSGINIGLNSGMDILYSGTVSAAIEANIYKIPSIAVSAEWIDGNVNFKTAAKYAMDILHSIENKLRESNIVLNINSPFLNPEDIKGIKVCKIGGAIYDYYFMEHNEEGEKTLKLKGRKETEVEEDTDRYYLSQGYVTVTPLHYDLTNFGLLGEVKTWI from the coding sequence ATGCGCATATTATTGACGAACGATGATGGGATAATGGCAGAGGGAATATATACTCTTGCTAAGGAATTAGAAAAGGAACACGAAGTAATAATAGTAGCTCCAGAGACTCAAAGATCTGCTCAGAGTCATGCTATTACACTTTTTCAACCTTTAGTAGTTAAAGAGGTTGAGTTAGAGGGATTAAAATCAAAAGCCTATAGTATATCAGGTACGCCTGCAGATTGCGTAAGAGCAGGACTTGAGGTCTTGGCTAAAGGGCCAGTAGATATGGTGTTTTCTGGGATTAATATTGGATTAAATTCAGGGATGGACATACTTTATTCAGGCACAGTTTCTGCAGCAATTGAGGCTAATATATATAAGATACCTTCAATAGCAGTCTCAGCTGAATGGATAGATGGAAATGTTAATTTTAAAACAGCAGCCAAATATGCAATGGACATCTTGCATAGTATAGAGAATAAATTAAGGGAATCAAACATAGTTTTAAATATCAATAGTCCTTTTTTGAATCCAGAGGATATAAAAGGCATAAAGGTATGTAAAATTGGCGGAGCTATATACGATTATTATTTTATGGAACACAATGAAGAAGGAGAAAAAACTTTGAAGTTGAAGGGTAGAAAAGAAACGGAAGTAGAGGAAGACACAGATAGATATTATCTTAGCCAAGGATATGTAACAGTAACTCCACTTCATTATGATCTAACTAACTTTGGATTATTAGGAGAAGTAAAGACTTGGATATAA